In Phocoena phocoena chromosome 3, mPhoPho1.1, whole genome shotgun sequence, a single window of DNA contains:
- the HNRNPA0 gene encoding heterogeneous nuclear ribonucleoprotein A0: MENSQLCKLFIGGLNVQTSESGLRGHFEAFGTLTDCVVVVNPQTKRSRCFGFVTYSNVEEADAAMAASPHAVDGNTVELKRAVSREDSARPGAHAKVKKLFVGGLKGDVAEGDLIEHFSQFGTVEKAEIIADKQSGKKRGFGFVYFQNHDAADKAAVVKFHPIQGHRVEVKKAVPKEDIHSGGGGGGSRSSRGGRGGRGRGGGRDQNGLSKGGGGYNSYGGYGGGGGYNAYGGGGGGSSYGGSDYGNGFGGFGSYSQHQSSYGPMKSGGGGGGGGSSWGGRSNSGPYRGGYGGGGGYGGSSF; encoded by the coding sequence ATGGAGAATTCCCAGCTGTGTAAGCTGTTCATCGGCGGCCTCAACGTGCAGACGAGTGAGTCGGGCCTGCGCGGCCACTTTGAGGCCTTTGGGACCCTGACGGACTGCGTGGTGGTGGTGAACCCCCAGACCAAGCGCTCCCGTTGCTTTGGCTTCGTGACCTACTCCAATGTGGAGGAGGCCGATGCCGCCATGGCCGCCTCGCCCCATGCCGTGGACGGCAACACGGTGGAGCTGAAGCGGGCGGTGTCCCGGGAGGATTCGGCGCGGCCCGGTGCCCACGCCAAGGTGAAGAAGCTCTTTGTCGGGGGCCTTAAGGGAGACGTGGCCGAGGGCGACCTGATAGAGCACTTCTCGCAGTTTGGCACCGTGGAAAAGGCCGAGATTATTGCCGACAAGCAGTCTGGCAAGAAGCGTGGTTTCGGCTTCGTGTATTTTCAGAATCACGACGCGGCAGACAAGGCCGCGGTGGTCAAGTTCCATCCGATCCAGGGCCATCGCGTGGAGGTGAAGAAGGCTGTCCCTAAGGAGGATATCCACTCCGGTGGGGGCGGAGGCGGCTCCCGCTCCTCCCGGGGTGGCCGGGGCGGTCGGGGTCGGGGCGGTGGTCGTGACCAGAACGGCCTGTCTAAGGGCGGCGGCGGCTACAACAGCTACGGTGGTTACGGCGGCGGCGGTGGCTACAACGCCTACGGAGGCGGCGGAGGCGGTTCGTCCTACGGTGGAAGCGACTACGGTAACGGCTTCGGCGGCTTCGGTAGCTACAGCCAGCACCAGTCGTCCTACGGGCCCATGAAgagcggtggcggcggcggtggAGGAGGCAGCAGCTGGGGAGGTCGCAGTAACAGTGGACCTTACAGAGGTGGCTATGGCGGTGGGGGTGGGTATGGAGGCAGCtccttctaa